The Streptomyces cynarae genome contains a region encoding:
- a CDS encoding ABC transporter permease, with protein sequence MTQPVSPPRDTADKVPAAELPAWRSLVGRVDVRTLSLLGVLAALVLIGGITKPDEFLDTRNLQLVLTQASVIGVVTVGMTFVITSGGIDLSVGAIVALASVWATTVATQEYGFAGILFTAVVVGVGCGLVNGLLIAYGGMVPFIATLAMLASARGLALQITDGRTQIVTVDGILKLGERDSYVLGIPPLVLVFAVVTVIGWLLLNRTTFGRRTVAVGGNAEAARLAGIDVRRQRLYLYLLSGLCCGIAAFLLIILSGSGQNTNGNLYELDAIAAAIIGGTLLTGGRGTITGSVLGVLVFTTITDIFALNNLQSDVQQIAKGAIIVAAVLVQRRTASTT encoded by the coding sequence ATGACGCAGCCCGTCTCCCCGCCTCGGGACACCGCCGACAAGGTGCCCGCGGCCGAACTCCCCGCCTGGCGCTCCCTCGTGGGCCGCGTCGACGTCCGCACCCTGTCCCTCCTCGGTGTGCTCGCCGCGCTCGTCCTCATCGGTGGGATCACCAAACCGGACGAGTTCCTCGACACCCGCAACCTCCAGCTCGTCCTCACCCAGGCCTCCGTGATCGGCGTCGTCACCGTCGGCATGACCTTCGTCATCACCTCGGGCGGCATCGACCTGTCCGTCGGCGCGATCGTCGCGCTGGCCTCGGTGTGGGCGACCACGGTCGCCACCCAGGAGTACGGCTTTGCGGGCATCCTCTTCACCGCGGTCGTCGTCGGCGTGGGCTGCGGACTCGTCAACGGCCTGCTCATCGCCTACGGCGGGATGGTCCCGTTCATCGCGACGCTCGCCATGCTGGCCTCCGCGCGCGGCCTCGCCCTTCAGATCACCGACGGCAGGACGCAGATCGTCACCGTCGACGGCATCCTCAAGCTCGGCGAACGCGACTCCTACGTGCTCGGCATCCCCCCGCTCGTCCTGGTCTTCGCCGTCGTCACCGTCATCGGCTGGCTGCTGCTCAACCGCACCACCTTCGGCCGCCGCACCGTCGCCGTCGGCGGCAACGCGGAGGCGGCCCGCCTCGCCGGCATCGACGTACGCCGCCAGCGGCTGTACCTCTACCTGCTGTCGGGGCTGTGCTGCGGCATCGCCGCGTTCCTGCTGATCATCCTGTCCGGCTCGGGCCAGAACACCAACGGCAACCTGTACGAACTCGACGCCATCGCCGCCGCGATCATCGGCGGCACCCTGCTCACCGGCGGCCGCGGCACCATCACCGGCTCCGTGCTCGGCGTCCTGGTCTTCACCACGATCACCGACATCTTCGCCCTGAACAACCTGCAGAGCGACGTCCAGCAGATCGCCAAGGGCGCGATCATCGTCGCCGCCGTGCTGGTCCAGCGCCGTACCGCGAGCACGACCTGA
- a CDS encoding substrate-binding domain-containing protein, translating into MSPHTSRRGLLFGTAAVSAGAFLAGCTSNEVKDDKPAANDQPAAGDKPGKHVTIGFAGPQADHGWLNAINDNAESRAKKYSDVTLEITEGSNDTAAQIGQIETLINKKVDVLVVLPADGKALTQVGLKAMRAGIPVVNLDRVFNTPQAYRCWIGGDNYGMGLNAGHYIGEKLKGKANARVIELAGLDNLELTKQRTQGFDDALKNYPNIKKVARQAADFTVESGQAKMAQLLQAQPEFDALWNHDDDQGVGALRAIQQAGRDDFLMVGGAGALSAFQAIKQDNSVLKATVLYPPTMAASAIDLARALGQGKGVGGLAEYEIPASITLYSAVVDKDNVDRYMPTGFR; encoded by the coding sequence ATGTCGCCACACACCAGTCGCAGAGGACTGCTCTTCGGGACCGCCGCCGTCTCCGCCGGTGCCTTCCTCGCGGGTTGCACGAGTAACGAGGTCAAGGACGACAAGCCCGCCGCGAACGACCAACCGGCCGCCGGCGACAAGCCCGGCAAGCACGTCACCATCGGCTTCGCCGGCCCGCAGGCCGACCACGGCTGGCTCAACGCCATCAACGACAACGCCGAGAGCCGCGCCAAGAAGTACTCCGATGTGACGCTGGAGATCACCGAGGGCTCCAACGACACGGCCGCGCAGATCGGCCAGATCGAGACGCTGATCAACAAGAAGGTCGACGTGCTGGTGGTGCTGCCCGCCGACGGCAAGGCACTCACCCAGGTCGGGCTGAAGGCGATGCGCGCGGGCATCCCCGTCGTCAACCTCGACCGCGTCTTCAACACCCCGCAGGCCTACCGCTGCTGGATCGGCGGTGACAACTACGGCATGGGCCTCAACGCCGGCCACTACATCGGCGAGAAGCTCAAGGGCAAGGCGAACGCCCGCGTCATCGAACTCGCCGGACTCGACAACCTGGAACTGACCAAGCAGCGCACCCAGGGCTTCGACGACGCCCTGAAGAACTATCCGAACATCAAGAAGGTCGCCCGCCAGGCCGCCGACTTCACGGTCGAGTCGGGGCAGGCCAAGATGGCCCAACTGCTCCAGGCGCAGCCCGAGTTCGACGCCCTCTGGAACCACGACGACGACCAGGGCGTGGGCGCCCTGCGCGCCATCCAGCAGGCCGGGCGCGACGACTTCCTGATGGTCGGCGGGGCCGGGGCGCTGTCCGCGTTCCAGGCCATCAAGCAGGACAACAGCGTGCTGAAGGCGACCGTCCTGTACCCGCCGACCATGGCCGCATCCGCGATCGACCTCGCCCGCGCCCTCGGCCAGGGCAAGGGCGTCGGCGGCCTCGCCGAGTACGAGATCCCGGCCTCCATCACCCTCTACTCGGCCGTCGTCGACAAGGACAACGTCGACCGCTACATGCCCACCGGCTTCAGGTGA
- a CDS encoding Gfo/Idh/MocA family protein, which yields MGQPQQSEGAESETPAPAGTGAGKPPLRVGMVGYAFMGAAHSQGWRTVGRVFDLPLRPVMAAVCGRDAAAVRAAADRHGWAAAETDWRALITRDDIDLVDICTPGDSHAEIALAALAAGKHVLCEKPLANSVEEAEAMAAAAEAAHARGQRAMVGFNYRRVPATALARRMVAEGRIGTLRHLRVSYLQDWLVDPSFPLTWRLRKELAGSGSLGDLGAHIVDLAQYLAGERLAGVSALTETFVRQRPLPHGPTSGLSAASADGTGEVTVDDAALFTGRFASGALASFEATRYATGRKNALRIELNGERGSLAFDLERLNELSYHDATEPDAHAGFRRILVTEPDHPYLDAWWPPGHGLGYEHTFVHQARDLVHAIAEGTTPDPSFTDGLQVQRVLAAVEESAEKNSVYTPIAV from the coding sequence ATGGGACAGCCGCAGCAGTCAGAAGGCGCGGAGAGCGAGACACCGGCACCTGCCGGGACCGGCGCCGGGAAGCCGCCCCTGCGCGTCGGCATGGTCGGCTACGCCTTCATGGGCGCCGCCCACTCCCAGGGCTGGCGCACCGTGGGCCGTGTCTTCGACCTGCCCCTGCGCCCGGTGATGGCCGCGGTCTGCGGCCGCGATGCGGCCGCCGTGCGCGCGGCGGCCGACCGGCACGGCTGGGCGGCGGCCGAGACCGACTGGCGGGCGCTGATCACCCGGGACGACATCGACCTCGTCGACATCTGCACCCCGGGGGACAGCCACGCCGAGATCGCGCTGGCCGCGCTCGCGGCGGGCAAGCACGTGCTGTGCGAGAAGCCGCTGGCGAACAGCGTGGAGGAGGCCGAGGCGATGGCCGCGGCGGCCGAAGCGGCCCACGCACGCGGTCAGCGCGCGATGGTCGGCTTCAACTACCGCCGCGTCCCCGCCACCGCGCTCGCCCGCCGCATGGTCGCCGAGGGCCGGATCGGCACCCTGCGGCACCTGCGGGTGTCGTACCTCCAGGACTGGCTGGTCGACCCTTCCTTCCCGCTGACCTGGCGGCTGCGCAAGGAGCTGGCCGGCTCCGGCTCGCTCGGCGACCTCGGCGCGCACATCGTCGACCTCGCCCAGTACCTCGCGGGGGAGCGCCTGGCCGGCGTGTCGGCGCTCACCGAGACCTTCGTCCGGCAACGGCCCCTGCCCCACGGTCCGACCAGCGGGCTCAGCGCCGCATCGGCCGACGGCACCGGCGAGGTGACCGTGGACGACGCCGCCCTGTTCACCGGCCGCTTCGCCTCCGGCGCCCTCGCCTCCTTCGAGGCCACCCGGTACGCCACCGGCCGCAAGAACGCCCTGCGCATCGAACTCAACGGCGAACGCGGCTCCCTCGCCTTCGACCTGGAGCGGCTCAACGAACTGTCGTACCACGACGCCACCGAGCCCGATGCGCACGCCGGCTTCCGCCGCATCCTGGTCACCGAACCCGACCATCCCTACCTGGACGCCTGGTGGCCGCCGGGCCACGGCCTCGGCTACGAGCACACCTTCGTCCACCAGGCCCGCGACCTCGTCCACGCGATCGCCGAGGGCACCACGCCCGACCCCTCCTTCACCGACGGGCTGCAGGTCCAGCGGGTCCTCGCCGCGGTGGAGGAGAGCGCCGAGAAGAACTCCGTCTACACGCCCATAGCGGTCTGA
- a CDS encoding sugar phosphate isomerase/epimerase family protein — MPRTFTLFTGQWADLPLEEVCRLARDFGYDGLELACWGDHFEVDKALADPSYVDSRHQLLDKYGLKCWAISNHLVGQAVCDAIIDERHRAILPARIWGDGEPEGVRQRAAAEIADTARAAAAFGVDTVIGFTGSAIWHLVAMFPPAPESMIERGYEDFAERWNPVLDVFDAEGVRFAHEVHPSEIAYDYWTTQRALAAVDHRPAFGLNFDPSHFVWQDLDPVGFLWDFRDRIYHVDCKEARKRLDGRNGRLGSHLPWGDPRRGWDFVSAGHGDVPWEDVFRMLRSIDYQGPVSVEWEDAGMDRLQGAPEALTRLKAYDFEPPSASFDAAFGN, encoded by the coding sequence ATGCCGCGCACCTTCACCCTGTTCACCGGCCAGTGGGCCGACCTGCCCCTGGAGGAGGTCTGCCGCCTCGCCCGCGACTTCGGTTACGACGGACTCGAACTGGCCTGCTGGGGCGACCACTTCGAGGTCGACAAGGCCCTCGCCGACCCCTCGTACGTCGACTCCCGCCACCAGCTCCTCGACAAGTACGGCCTGAAGTGCTGGGCGATCTCCAACCACCTCGTCGGCCAGGCGGTGTGCGACGCCATCATCGACGAACGCCACCGGGCCATCCTGCCCGCCCGCATCTGGGGCGACGGCGAGCCCGAGGGTGTACGGCAGCGGGCCGCCGCCGAGATCGCGGACACCGCGCGTGCCGCTGCCGCCTTCGGCGTCGACACCGTCATCGGCTTCACCGGCTCCGCCATCTGGCACCTGGTCGCCATGTTCCCGCCCGCCCCCGAGTCGATGATCGAACGCGGATACGAGGACTTCGCCGAGCGGTGGAACCCGGTCCTCGACGTGTTCGACGCGGAGGGCGTCCGGTTCGCGCACGAGGTCCACCCGAGCGAGATCGCCTACGACTACTGGACGACGCAGCGCGCCCTTGCCGCCGTCGACCACCGCCCCGCCTTCGGCCTGAACTTCGACCCCTCCCACTTCGTGTGGCAGGACCTCGACCCGGTCGGCTTCCTGTGGGACTTCCGCGACCGGATCTACCACGTCGACTGCAAGGAGGCCCGCAAGCGCCTCGACGGGCGCAACGGGCGCCTCGGCTCCCACCTGCCCTGGGGCGACCCGCGCCGCGGCTGGGACTTCGTGTCCGCCGGGCACGGCGACGTCCCCTGGGAGGACGTCTTCCGGATGCTGCGCTCCATCGACTACCAGGGGCCCGTCTCCGTGGAGTGGGAGGACGCCGGCATGGACCGGCTCCAGGGCGCCCCCGAGGCCCTGACCCGGCTGAAGGCGTACGACTTCGAGCCGCCGTCGGCCTCGTTCGACGCGGCGTTCGGCAACTGA
- a CDS encoding PQQ-dependent sugar dehydrogenase, with protein MHGNDRTTRTGRVTTPERRPSLRRAVALLGGALLAGASLTFVAPQAGAAVSDTGTAAAEDFQQVTLAKGEAEVGEPMSLAVLPDRSVLHTSRDGELRITDAAGNTRLAGKLDVYSHDEEGLQGIGVDPDFTTNRFIYLYYAPPLNTPAGDAPETGTAADFAPFDGVNRLSRFVLKTDGTLDAASEKKILDVPASRGICCHVGGDIDFDAAGNLYLSTGDDTNPFQSDGFTPIDERSDRNPAFDAQRSAGNTNDLRGKILRIKVNADGSYAIPDGNLFPPGTDKTRPEIYAMGFRNPFRFSVDKQTGILYVGDYGPDAGAADPNRGPAGQVEFARVTGPGNFGWPYCTGANDAYVDYDFATKTSGARFDCAAPKNTSPHNTGLTDLPPAQPAWIPYNGASVPEFGDGSESPMGGPVYHYDPALDSPVKFPQAYDGNFFAGEFGRRWIKRIVTDAGGSVQSINPFPWSGTQIMDMAFGPDGALYVLDYGTAWFGGDEHSALYRIENATDGHSPVAQAAANRTSGQAPLKVTFSSAGTSDQDGDALTYSWDFGDGATSTASDPTHKYKKNGTYTATLTAKDPSGRTGSASVQIVVGNTAPKVVLELPQDGQLFSFGDAVPFKVRVTDPEDGASVDCSKVKVTFVLGHDSHGHPLTSANGCSGTIQTSADGGHDDDANIFGVFDAEYTDGGGGGQAPLTSHDRNVAQPRHRQAEHFSTSSGVSVIAKDTAHGGKTVGDIDNGDWISFTPYVLGDAKKITARIASGGAGGTLEVRAGSATGTLLGKATVPVTGGWENFQDVSADLSRAPRGTTTLYLVFKGSTGSGALFDVDDFTFTTG; from the coding sequence GTGCACGGGAACGACCGCACCACCCGCACCGGCAGAGTCACCACGCCCGAACGACGCCCGTCCCTGCGCAGAGCCGTCGCCCTGCTCGGCGGCGCCCTGCTGGCAGGCGCGTCCCTCACCTTCGTCGCCCCCCAGGCCGGCGCAGCCGTCTCCGACACGGGGACCGCGGCGGCGGAGGACTTCCAGCAGGTCACCCTCGCCAAGGGCGAGGCCGAGGTCGGCGAGCCCATGTCGCTGGCCGTCCTCCCGGACCGCTCCGTCCTCCACACCTCCCGCGACGGTGAACTCCGCATCACCGACGCGGCGGGCAACACCCGTCTGGCCGGCAAGCTCGACGTCTACTCGCACGACGAGGAGGGCCTCCAGGGCATCGGCGTCGACCCGGACTTCACCACCAACCGCTTCATCTACCTCTACTACGCGCCCCCGCTGAACACCCCGGCGGGTGACGCGCCCGAGACCGGCACCGCGGCCGACTTCGCGCCCTTCGACGGCGTCAACCGCCTCTCCCGGTTCGTCCTGAAGACCGACGGGACACTCGATGCGGCGAGCGAGAAGAAGATCCTCGACGTGCCCGCCTCCCGTGGCATCTGCTGCCATGTCGGCGGTGACATCGACTTCGACGCCGCCGGGAACCTGTACCTCTCGACCGGCGACGACACCAACCCCTTCCAGTCGGACGGCTTCACCCCCATCGACGAGCGCTCCGACCGCAACCCGGCCTTCGACGCCCAGCGCTCGGCCGGCAACACCAACGACCTGCGCGGCAAGATCCTGCGCATCAAGGTGAACGCGGACGGCTCGTACGCGATACCCGACGGCAACCTCTTCCCGCCCGGCACGGACAAGACACGGCCCGAGATCTACGCGATGGGCTTCCGCAACCCGTTCCGCTTCAGCGTCGACAAGCAGACCGGCATCCTCTACGTCGGCGACTACGGCCCCGACGCCGGAGCGGCCGACCCGAACCGCGGGCCCGCCGGCCAGGTCGAGTTCGCCCGTGTCACCGGTCCCGGCAACTTCGGCTGGCCGTACTGCACCGGCGCCAACGACGCCTACGTCGACTACGACTTCGCGACGAAGACGTCTGGCGCGCGCTTCGACTGCGCCGCGCCGAAGAACACTTCGCCGCACAACACCGGCCTGACCGACCTGCCGCCGGCCCAGCCCGCCTGGATCCCGTACAACGGCGCGTCCGTGCCCGAGTTCGGCGACGGCTCCGAGTCCCCGATGGGCGGCCCGGTCTACCACTACGACCCGGCGCTCGACTCGCCGGTGAAGTTCCCGCAGGCGTACGACGGCAACTTCTTCGCGGGCGAGTTCGGCCGCCGCTGGATCAAGCGCATCGTGACCGACGCCGGCGGCAGCGTGCAGTCCATCAACCCCTTCCCCTGGTCCGGCACACAGATCATGGACATGGCGTTCGGGCCCGACGGCGCCCTGTACGTCCTCGACTACGGCACCGCATGGTTCGGCGGCGACGAGCACTCGGCCCTGTACCGCATCGAGAACGCCACCGACGGCCACTCGCCGGTCGCGCAGGCCGCGGCGAACCGCACCTCCGGGCAGGCGCCGCTGAAGGTGACGTTCTCCTCCGCGGGCACCAGCGACCAGGACGGCGACGCGCTCACCTACAGCTGGGACTTCGGTGACGGGGCCACCTCGACGGCGTCCGACCCGACCCACAAGTACAAGAAGAACGGCACCTACACGGCGACGCTGACCGCCAAGGACCCCTCCGGGCGCACCGGCAGCGCGAGCGTGCAGATCGTCGTCGGCAACACCGCGCCCAAGGTGGTGCTCGAACTCCCGCAGGACGGGCAGCTGTTCAGCTTCGGCGACGCCGTCCCGTTCAAGGTGAGGGTCACCGACCCGGAGGACGGCGCGAGCGTCGACTGCTCGAAGGTCAAGGTCACCTTCGTCCTCGGCCACGACTCCCACGGCCATCCGCTCACCTCGGCGAACGGCTGCTCCGGCACCATCCAGACCAGCGCGGACGGCGGCCATGACGACGACGCCAACATCTTCGGCGTCTTCGACGCCGAGTACACCGACGGCGGAGGCGGCGGCCAGGCCCCGCTCACCTCGCACGACCGGAACGTCGCCCAGCCCCGGCACCGCCAGGCCGAGCACTTCAGCACCTCTTCCGGTGTCTCGGTGATCGCCAAGGACACCGCGCACGGCGGCAAGACGGTCGGCGACATCGACAACGGCGACTGGATCTCCTTCACGCCGTACGTGCTGGGCGACGCCAAGAAGATCACGGCGCGCATCGCCTCCGGTGGCGCGGGCGGCACCCTCGAGGTCCGCGCGGGCTCGGCGACGGGCACCCTGCTCGGCAAGGCGACCGTGCCGGTCACGGGCGGCTGGGAGAACTTCCAGGACGTCAGCGCCGACCTGTCCCGAGCGCCGAGGGGCACGACCACGCTCTACCTGGTCTTCAAGGGGAGCACCGGTTCCGGAGCCCTGTTCGACGTGGACGACTTCACCTTCACGACCGGCTGA
- a CDS encoding ThuA domain-containing protein, which yields MHTTGRLTTAAVGAALLLGGITQPAAPHSADGTRVLVFSKTAGFRHDSIPDGIAAVKQLGETGGFTVDATEDAGAFTPSNLRRYDAVVFLSTTGDVLDSAQQSAFEDYIRRGGGYVGIHAAADTEYDWAFYGGLAGAYFQSHPAIQPATLNVEDRAHPATSELGRTWQRTDEWYNYRSNPRERAHVLASLDESSYTGGTMNGDHPIAWCQNYQGGRAFYTGGGHTKESYAEPAFRRHLLGGIRWAVGDAQADCRPENGYRPLFDGTSLEGWKQAGPGSFTLDDGTLTSQGGMGLLWYAASGFSSYSLKLDWKTAGDDNSGVFVSFPASDDPWSAVNNGYEIQIDATDVPEKTTGSVYGFQSADLKKRDRALNPPGEWNTYEIRVEGERLRVWLNGVKINDFTNTDPVRSLTDGHIGIQNHGADDQVSFRDIRIKELPVKGK from the coding sequence ATGCACACGACCGGACGGCTGACGACGGCCGCGGTGGGCGCCGCCCTGCTCCTCGGCGGTATCACCCAGCCCGCAGCCCCGCACTCCGCGGACGGCACACGGGTGCTGGTCTTCTCCAAGACGGCCGGCTTCCGGCACGACTCGATCCCGGACGGCATCGCGGCGGTGAAGCAGCTGGGCGAGACGGGCGGCTTCACGGTCGACGCGACGGAGGACGCCGGCGCCTTCACCCCGTCGAACCTGCGGCGGTACGACGCCGTCGTGTTCCTGTCCACGACGGGGGACGTGCTCGACTCCGCCCAGCAGAGCGCGTTCGAGGACTACATCCGGCGCGGCGGCGGCTATGTGGGCATCCACGCGGCCGCCGACACCGAGTACGACTGGGCGTTCTACGGCGGCCTCGCCGGCGCCTACTTCCAGTCGCACCCGGCGATCCAGCCGGCCACGCTGAACGTCGAGGACCGCGCCCATCCGGCGACCTCGGAGCTCGGCCGGACCTGGCAACGCACCGACGAGTGGTACAACTACCGCTCCAACCCCCGCGAGAGGGCCCACGTACTCGCCTCGCTCGACGAGTCCTCGTACACCGGCGGCACCATGAACGGCGACCACCCGATCGCCTGGTGCCAGAACTACCAGGGCGGCCGCGCCTTCTACACCGGTGGCGGCCACACCAAGGAGTCCTACGCCGAACCCGCCTTCCGCCGGCACCTGCTGGGCGGCATCCGGTGGGCCGTGGGCGACGCCCAGGCGGACTGCCGCCCGGAGAACGGCTACCGTCCGCTCTTCGACGGCACCTCACTCGAGGGCTGGAAACAAGCGGGTCCCGGCTCCTTCACCCTGGACGACGGCACCCTGACGTCGCAGGGCGGCATGGGCCTGCTCTGGTACGCCGCGTCGGGCTTCTCCTCGTACTCGCTGAAGCTCGACTGGAAGACGGCCGGCGACGACAACTCCGGTGTGTTCGTGAGCTTCCCGGCCTCGGACGACCCGTGGTCGGCCGTGAACAACGGCTATGAGATCCAGATCGACGCCACCGACGTGCCCGAGAAGACCACCGGGTCCGTCTACGGCTTCCAGTCCGCCGACCTCAAGAAGCGCGACCGCGCGCTGAACCCGCCGGGGGAGTGGAACACGTACGAGATCCGCGTGGAGGGCGAACGCCTGCGCGTCTGGCTCAACGGCGTGAAGATCAACGATTTCACCAACACCGATCCGGTCCGGAGCCTCACCGACGGACACATCGGCATCCAGAACCACGGTGCCGATGACCAGGTGTCCTTCCGCGACATCCGGATCAAGGAACTGCCCGTCAAGGGCAAGTGA
- a CDS encoding inositol-3-phosphate synthase, with protein sequence MSASPARARLGVWLIGARGSVATTVVAGCAAVTAGLHPPTGMVTETPVFADSGLVALSSLVFGGHDTVDCPLPKRAEALAAGGVLPPGLPSAVAAELSAADREVRPGGPLPGDTRDEKQLIDDFAADIQDFVRRRGLARAVVVNVASTEPPATGDRLPPSSLYAAAALRAGCPYVNFTPSTGLHHPALASPAAASGLPYAGRDGKTGQTLLRSVLGPMFAQRALTVRAWSGTNLLGGGDGASLADPAAAAAKNAGKERVLADTLGAGVEGEVHIDDVPALGDWKTAWDHVAFDGFLGARMVLQTIWQGCDSALAAPLVLDLARLTLRAHETGLSGPLTDLGFYFKDPVGDGPSALGEQYAALTDFARRLRRAPAGQRAGEAR encoded by the coding sequence ATGTCCGCATCCCCTGCCCGAGCCCGTCTCGGGGTGTGGCTGATCGGCGCCCGCGGTTCCGTCGCCACGACCGTCGTCGCGGGTTGCGCCGCCGTGACCGCGGGCCTGCACCCGCCCACGGGCATGGTCACCGAGACCCCCGTCTTCGCGGACAGCGGCCTTGTGGCCCTGTCGTCCCTCGTCTTCGGCGGCCACGACACGGTGGACTGCCCCTTGCCCAAACGCGCGGAAGCCCTAGCCGCCGGCGGCGTACTGCCACCCGGTCTGCCCTCCGCCGTCGCGGCCGAACTCTCCGCCGCCGACCGGGAGGTCAGACCGGGCGGCCCGCTGCCCGGGGACACCCGGGACGAGAAACAGCTGATCGACGACTTCGCCGCCGACATCCAGGACTTCGTACGACGCCGGGGGCTCGCGCGGGCGGTGGTGGTGAACGTGGCGTCCACCGAGCCTCCCGCCACCGGCGACCGGCTTCCGCCCAGCTCGCTGTACGCGGCGGCGGCCCTGCGCGCGGGCTGCCCGTATGTGAACTTCACCCCGTCCACGGGCCTGCACCACCCGGCGCTGGCGTCGCCGGCTGCGGCGAGCGGTCTGCCCTACGCGGGCCGGGACGGCAAGACGGGGCAGACCCTGCTGCGGTCGGTGCTGGGCCCGATGTTCGCGCAGCGTGCCCTCACGGTGCGGGCCTGGTCCGGGACCAACCTGCTCGGAGGCGGCGACGGCGCGTCCCTGGCCGACCCGGCCGCGGCAGCGGCGAAGAACGCCGGCAAGGAGCGGGTCCTCGCCGACACCCTCGGCGCGGGGGTCGAGGGCGAGGTCCACATCGACGACGTGCCCGCCCTCGGCGACTGGAAGACCGCCTGGGACCACGTCGCCTTCGACGGCTTCCTCGGCGCGCGCATGGTGTTGCAGACCATCTGGCAGGGCTGCGACTCGGCACTGGCCGCCCCGCTGGTCCTGGACCTGGCCCGGCTGACACTGCGCGCCCACGAAACCGGCCTGTCCGGCCCGCTCACCGACCTGGGCTTCTACTTCAAGGATCCGGTCGGGGACGGGCCGTCGGCGCTCGGGGAGCAGTACGCGGCACTGACGGACTTCGCGCGGCGGCTGCGGCGGGCACCAGCCGGGCAGCGGGCGGGGGAGGCCCGATGA
- a CDS encoding sugar phosphate isomerase/epimerase family protein, translating to MSVLPSQSDPASAPAPGGTPLRFGYGTNGLADLRLDDALALLSDLGYDGVGLTLDHMHLDPLAPDLAARTRRVAHRLDALGLEVTVETGARYVLDPRRKHGPSLLDPDPDDRARRIDLLTRAVGVAADLGAHAVHCFSGVTPAGTDDDTAWTRLATALTPVLEAATAAGVPLAVEPEPGHLLATLADFHRLRHALGDPEHLGLTLDLGHCLCLEPLSPADCVRAAAPWLRHVQIEDMRRGVHEHLPFGEGDLDVPAVLGALSASAYRGLTVVELPRHSHAGPHFAAISLPFLHTAAASSTGRRLPPDAPPPAAPAGEPSAIPEGSTA from the coding sequence ATGAGCGTGCTGCCCTCCCAGAGCGACCCGGCGTCCGCCCCGGCCCCCGGCGGCACGCCGCTCCGCTTCGGCTACGGCACCAACGGCCTCGCCGACCTCCGCCTCGACGACGCCCTCGCCCTGCTCTCCGACCTCGGCTACGACGGCGTCGGACTGACCCTCGACCACATGCACCTCGACCCGCTCGCCCCCGACCTCGCCGCCCGCACCCGCCGGGTCGCCCACCGGCTGGACGCGCTCGGCCTGGAGGTGACCGTCGAGACGGGCGCCCGCTATGTGCTCGATCCGCGCCGCAAACACGGCCCCTCCCTCCTGGACCCGGACCCGGACGACCGCGCCCGCCGCATCGACCTGCTGACCCGGGCCGTCGGCGTCGCGGCCGACCTCGGCGCGCACGCCGTGCACTGCTTCAGCGGCGTCACCCCCGCCGGAACCGACGACGACACGGCGTGGACACGGCTGGCCACCGCCCTCACCCCCGTCCTGGAGGCCGCCACCGCCGCCGGTGTCCCCCTCGCCGTCGAACCCGAACCCGGACACCTCCTCGCCACCCTCGCCGACTTCCACCGTCTGCGCCACGCGCTCGGCGACCCCGAACACCTCGGCCTCACCCTCGACCTCGGCCACTGCCTGTGCCTCGAACCCCTCTCTCCCGCCGACTGCGTACGCGCCGCCGCGCCCTGGCTGCGCCACGTCCAGATCGAGGACATGCGCCGCGGTGTCCACGAACACCTGCCCTTCGGAGAGGGCGACCTCGACGTCCCGGCCGTCCTCGGCGCCCTGTCCGCCTCCGCCTACCGGGGCCTGACCGTCGTCGAACTGCCCCGTCATTCCCACGCCGGACCCCACTTCGCCGCGATCTCCCTCCCCTTCCTCCACACCGCGGCGGCCTCCTCCACCGGGCGGCGGCTCCCACCGGACGCCCCGCCCCCCGCAGCACCTGCCGGCGAGCCCTCCGCCATACCCGAAGGGAGCACCGCATGA